In Balaenoptera musculus isolate JJ_BM4_2016_0621 chromosome 19, mBalMus1.pri.v3, whole genome shotgun sequence, one genomic interval encodes:
- the PLA2G15 gene encoding phospholipase A2 group XV isoform X3, whose translation MGLRLCPYRAALLPSGLLLLLMLTDAALPAGRPPPVVLVPGDLGNQLEAKLDKPTVVHYLCSKRTDSYFTLWLNLELLLPVIIDCWIDNIRLVYNRTSRTTQFPDGVDVRVPGFGKTFSLEFLDPSKSSVGSYFHTMVENLVGWGYTRGEDVRGAPYDWRRAPTAATGLEGQVYPCLCGTGSALGGRGQDPARPGLRRQQPDPGHWAPEDPGAAAVCRLHQLAAALQLHLGTQQGLRAHTHSQLHAAGLSPLLPGHRLRRRLAHAAGHGGAG comes from the exons ATGGGCCTCCGCCTCTGCCCTTACCGCGCCGCCCTGCTCCCGAGTGGCCTCCTGTTACTCCTGATGCTCACAGATGCGGCGCTCCCGGCTGGACGTCCGCCACCGGTGGTGCTGG TGCCCGGTGATTTGGGCAACCAGCTGGAGGCAAAGCTGGACAAGCCGACAGTCGTGCACTACCTCTGCTCCAAGAGGACAGACAGCTACTTCACACTCTGGCTGAACCTGGAACTGCTGCTGCCTGTCATCATTGACTGCTGGATTGACAATATCAG GCTGGTCTACAACCGAACGTCCCGCACCACCCAGTTTCCTGATGGTGTGGATGTGCGTGTCCCTGGCTTTGGGAAGACCTTCTCACTGGAGTTCCTGGACCCCAGCAAAAGCAGTGTGG GTTCCTATTTCCACACCATGGTGGAGAACCTTGTGGGCTGGGGCTACACACGAGGTGAGGACGTGCGGGGGGCCCCCTATGACTGGCGCCGAGCTCCAA CAGCAGCCACAGGCCTGGAAGGACAAGTATATCCATGCCTTTGTGGCACTGGGTCCGCCCTGGGGGGGCGTGGCCAAGACCCTGCGCGTCCTGGCCTCAG GAGACAACAACCGGATCCCGGTCATTGGGCCCCTGAAGATCCGGGAGCAGCAGCGGTCTGCCGTCTCCACCAGCTGGCTGCTGCCCTACAACTACACCTGGGCACCCAGCAAGGTCTTCGTGCACACACCCACAGCCAACTACACGCTGCAGGACTATCGCCGCTTCTTCCAGGACATCGGCTTCGAAGACGGCTGGCTCATGCGGCAGGACACGGAGGGGCTGGTTGA
- the PLA2G15 gene encoding phospholipase A2 group XV isoform X2, with product MGLRLCPYRAALLPSGLLLLLMLTDAALPAGRPPPVVLVPGDLGNQLEAKLDKPTVVHYLCSKRTDSYFTLWLNLELLLPVIIDCWIDNIRLVYNRTSRTTQFPDGVDVRVPGFGKTFSLEFLDPSKSSVGSYFHTMVENLVGWGYTRGEDVRGAPYDWRRAPNENGPYFLALREMIEEMHQLYGGPVVLAAHSMGNMYTLYFLQQQPQAWKDKYIHAFVALGPPWGGVAKTLRVLASGDNNRIPVIGPLKIREQQRSAVSTSWLLPYNYTWAPSKVFVHTPTANYTLQDYRRFFQDIGFEDGWLMRQDTEGLVEATVPPGVRLHCLYGTGVPTPDSFYYESFPDRDPKICFGDGDGTVNLQSALQCQAWRGRQEQKVSLQALPGTEHIAMLANATTLAYLKRVLLGP from the exons ATGGGCCTCCGCCTCTGCCCTTACCGCGCCGCCCTGCTCCCGAGTGGCCTCCTGTTACTCCTGATGCTCACAGATGCGGCGCTCCCGGCTGGACGTCCGCCACCGGTGGTGCTGG TGCCCGGTGATTTGGGCAACCAGCTGGAGGCAAAGCTGGACAAGCCGACAGTCGTGCACTACCTCTGCTCCAAGAGGACAGACAGCTACTTCACACTCTGGCTGAACCTGGAACTGCTGCTGCCTGTCATCATTGACTGCTGGATTGACAATATCAG GCTGGTCTACAACCGAACGTCCCGCACCACCCAGTTTCCTGATGGTGTGGATGTGCGTGTCCCTGGCTTTGGGAAGACCTTCTCACTGGAGTTCCTGGACCCCAGCAAAAGCAGTGTGG GTTCCTATTTCCACACCATGGTGGAGAACCTTGTGGGCTGGGGCTACACACGAGGTGAGGACGTGCGGGGGGCCCCCTATGACTGGCGCCGAGCTCCAA ATGAAAACGGGCCCTACTTCCTGGCCCTCCGCGAGATGATCGAGGAGATGCACCAGCTGTATGGGGGCCCCGTGGTGCTGGCTGCCCACAGTATGGGCAACATGTACACGCTCTACTTTCTGCAGCAGCAGCCACAGGCCTGGAAGGACAAGTATATCCATGCCTTTGTGGCACTGGGTCCGCCCTGGGGGGGCGTGGCCAAGACCCTGCGCGTCCTGGCCTCAG GAGACAACAACCGGATCCCGGTCATTGGGCCCCTGAAGATCCGGGAGCAGCAGCGGTCTGCCGTCTCCACCAGCTGGCTGCTGCCCTACAACTACACCTGGGCACCCAGCAAGGTCTTCGTGCACACACCCACAGCCAACTACACGCTGCAGGACTATCGCCGCTTCTTCCAGGACATCGGCTTCGAAGACGGCTGGCTCATGCGGCAGGACACGGAGGGGCTGGTTGAGGCCACGGTGCCACCTGGCGTGCGACTGCACTGCCTCTACGGCACTGGCGTCCCTACGCCAGACTCCTTCTACTATGAAAGCTTCCCGGACCGCGACCCGAAAATCTGCTTTGGTGATGGTGACGGCACTGTGAACTTGCAGAGCGCCCTGCAGTGCCAGGCTTGGCGCGGCCGCCAGGAGCAAAAAGTGTCATTGCAGGCACTGCCGGGCACCGAGCACATCGCGATGCTGGCCAACGCCACTACCCTGGCCTATCTGAAACGCGTGCTCCTCGGGCCCTGA
- the PLA2G15 gene encoding phospholipase A2 group XV isoform X1, which yields MNRRYGTREESARLQRHTQSPFPNRTPGTWEKGTWSSEPARKLADSHPHFSPWKPATKAAGAPAAVPGDLGNQLEAKLDKPTVVHYLCSKRTDSYFTLWLNLELLLPVIIDCWIDNIRLVYNRTSRTTQFPDGVDVRVPGFGKTFSLEFLDPSKSSVGSYFHTMVENLVGWGYTRGEDVRGAPYDWRRAPNENGPYFLALREMIEEMHQLYGGPVVLAAHSMGNMYTLYFLQQQPQAWKDKYIHAFVALGPPWGGVAKTLRVLASGDNNRIPVIGPLKIREQQRSAVSTSWLLPYNYTWAPSKVFVHTPTANYTLQDYRRFFQDIGFEDGWLMRQDTEGLVEATVPPGVRLHCLYGTGVPTPDSFYYESFPDRDPKICFGDGDGTVNLQSALQCQAWRGRQEQKVSLQALPGTEHIAMLANATTLAYLKRVLLGP from the exons ATGAATCGGAGGTATGGTACGCGAGAGGAATCAGCGAGGCTCCAACGGCACACCCAGAGTCCTTTCCCAAACCGTACTCCGGGTACCTGGGAAAAAGGAACTTGGTCCAGCGAGCCTGCCCGCAAGCTAGCGGACTCCCATCCTCACTTCAGCCCTTGGAAGCCTGCCACTAAGGCAGCCGGCGCTCCAGCCGCAG TGCCCGGTGATTTGGGCAACCAGCTGGAGGCAAAGCTGGACAAGCCGACAGTCGTGCACTACCTCTGCTCCAAGAGGACAGACAGCTACTTCACACTCTGGCTGAACCTGGAACTGCTGCTGCCTGTCATCATTGACTGCTGGATTGACAATATCAG GCTGGTCTACAACCGAACGTCCCGCACCACCCAGTTTCCTGATGGTGTGGATGTGCGTGTCCCTGGCTTTGGGAAGACCTTCTCACTGGAGTTCCTGGACCCCAGCAAAAGCAGTGTGG GTTCCTATTTCCACACCATGGTGGAGAACCTTGTGGGCTGGGGCTACACACGAGGTGAGGACGTGCGGGGGGCCCCCTATGACTGGCGCCGAGCTCCAA ATGAAAACGGGCCCTACTTCCTGGCCCTCCGCGAGATGATCGAGGAGATGCACCAGCTGTATGGGGGCCCCGTGGTGCTGGCTGCCCACAGTATGGGCAACATGTACACGCTCTACTTTCTGCAGCAGCAGCCACAGGCCTGGAAGGACAAGTATATCCATGCCTTTGTGGCACTGGGTCCGCCCTGGGGGGGCGTGGCCAAGACCCTGCGCGTCCTGGCCTCAG GAGACAACAACCGGATCCCGGTCATTGGGCCCCTGAAGATCCGGGAGCAGCAGCGGTCTGCCGTCTCCACCAGCTGGCTGCTGCCCTACAACTACACCTGGGCACCCAGCAAGGTCTTCGTGCACACACCCACAGCCAACTACACGCTGCAGGACTATCGCCGCTTCTTCCAGGACATCGGCTTCGAAGACGGCTGGCTCATGCGGCAGGACACGGAGGGGCTGGTTGAGGCCACGGTGCCACCTGGCGTGCGACTGCACTGCCTCTACGGCACTGGCGTCCCTACGCCAGACTCCTTCTACTATGAAAGCTTCCCGGACCGCGACCCGAAAATCTGCTTTGGTGATGGTGACGGCACTGTGAACTTGCAGAGCGCCCTGCAGTGCCAGGCTTGGCGCGGCCGCCAGGAGCAAAAAGTGTCATTGCAGGCACTGCCGGGCACCGAGCACATCGCGATGCTGGCCAACGCCACTACCCTGGCCTATCTGAAACGCGTGCTCCTCGGGCCCTGA